In Mobula birostris isolate sMobBir1 chromosome 15, sMobBir1.hap1, whole genome shotgun sequence, the following proteins share a genomic window:
- the znf423 gene encoding zinc finger protein 423 isoform X6 produces MLGEGCDLGLVDEEGGTGLPYPCQFCDKSFSRLSYLKRHEQIHSDKLPFKCTFCSRLFKHKRSRDRHIKLHTGDKKYHCHECEAAFSRSDHLKIHLKTHSSSKPFKCTICKRGFSSTSSLQSHMQAHKKNKDHVAKLEKEMKKEDVVCDYCDETFNQAEDLEKHMATNHPQICEKAELQCIHCPEVFAEENALISHIDLAHGNKKHKCPMCPEQFTTVEEVYCHLDSHRQPDSSNHSISPDPATGSAASMSSTTPDSSASVERGSTPDSTLKPSRSQRKSSGSLEREGRQNSWSPKVTYSCPYCSKRDFSSLAVLEIHLKTIHSDKPQQSHTCQFCLDSLPTLYNLNEHVRKVHKNNVFPVMQFTSASTFHCNYCPEMFAELNSLQEHIRISHCVPNTLSQDGNHTFFCSHCSLGFLTESSLTEHIQQAHCNVGNPKLESPVLQATQSFMEVYSCPYCTNSPIFGTILKLTKHIKENHKNIPLANSGRKSKSEQSPVSSDAEVSSPKRQRLSASVPSLSNGEYPCNQCDLKFSSFESFQSHLKSHLEILLRKQSCPQCKEDFDSQESLLQHLTIHYMTTSTHYVCESCDKQFSSVDDLQKHLLDMHTFVLYHCTLCQEVFDSKVSIQVHLAVKHSNEKKMYRCTACNWDFRKEADLQLHVKHSHLGNPAKGRKCIFCGDTFSTEVELQCHITTHSKKYNCKFCSKAFHAIILLEKHLREKHCVFDNNNQNGTANGIAPCNKRVDTDLQNILMKNQEALNSHEASEDDIDASEPMYGCDICGAAYTMEVLLQNHRLRDHNIRPGEDDCSRKKAEFITGSHKCNICARTFFSESGLREHMQTHRGPAKHYMCPICGERFPSLLTLTEHKVTHSKSLDTGTCRICKMPLQSEEEFIEHCQMHPDLRNSLTGFRCVVCMQTVTSTLELKIHGTFHMQKLSGNSASSSPSNQSHQRLYKCALCLKEFRSKQDLVKLDINGLPYGLCAGCMNRSTNGQSANVIQQETNERTSANLRCPDCAVKFETVEDLESHIQIDHREMTPETSSQKKSSQASPAPRKKTYQCIKCQMTFETEREIQIHVANHMIEEGINHECKLCNQMFDSPAKLLCHLIEHSFEGMGGTFKCPVCFTVFVQANKLQQHIFAVHGQEDKIYDCSQCPQKFFFQTELQNHMMSQHAQ; encoded by the exons ATGTTAGGAGAGGGCTGTGATCTTGGCCTTGTGGATGAAGAAGGAGGGACTGGTTTGCCTTATCCATGCCAATTTTGTGACAAATCTTTCAGCCGTTTAAGTTATCTTAAGAGGCATGAGCAAATCCACAGTGACAAACTTCCGTTCAAGTGCACATTTTGCAGCCGTTTATTCAAACATAAACGAAGCCGTGACCGTCACATCAAACTTCACACTGGAGACAAAAAGTACCACTGTCATGAGTGTGAGGCAGCTTTTTCTCGCAGTGATCATCTCAAGATCCACTTGAAAACTCACAGCTCAAGTAAGCCATTCAAATGTACAATTTGCAAGCGTGGGTTTTCTTCTACTAGTTCATTACAAAGTCACATGCAGGCCCATAAGAAGAACAAAGATCATGTTGCTAAGCTCGAGAAGGAGATGAAGAAGGAAGATGTTGTCTGTGATTATTGCGATGAGACATTTAATCAAGCTGAAGACTTAGAAAAACATATGGCAACTAATCATCCACAGATTTGTGAGAAAGCAGAGTTGCAGTGCATCCATTGCCCTGAAGTATTTGCTGAAGAAAATGCATTAATCAGTCACATTGACCTAGCCCACGGGAATAAGAAACATAAATGCCCAATGTGCCCGGAACAGTTTACTACGGTAGAAGAGGTCTATTGCCACTTGGATAGCCATAGGCAACCAGATTCCAGTAATCATAGCATAAGTCCTGATCCTGCTACAGGAAGTGCTGCTTCAATGAGTAGCACAACTCCTGATTCTAGTGCTTCAGTAGAACGTGGTTCCACACCTGATTCGACTCTAAAGCCATCCAGAAGTCAGAGAAAATCTTCAGGATCTTTGGAAAGAGAAGGAAGGCAAAACTCTTGGTCACCAAAAGTCACCTATAGCTGTCCGTATTGTTCTAAGCGTGATTTTAGTAGTTTGGCTGTCCTAGAAATTCATTTAAAAACCATTCACTCGGATAAACCTCAACAAAGTCATACATGCCAGTTCTGCCTTGATTCCCTTCCCACTTTGTATAACTTAAATGAGCATGTCCGGAAAGTACACAAAAATAATGTTTTTCCAGTAATGCAGTTTACCAGCGCATCTACATTTCACTGCAACTATTGTCCAGAGATGTTTGCAGAGCTAAATAGTTTGCAGGAACATATACGAATTTCACATTGTGTCCCAAACACACTTTCTCAAGATGGAAACCATACTTTCTTCTGTTCTCATTGCTCACTGGGATTCCTGACAGAATCTTCACTTACAGAACACATTCAGCAAGCTCACTGTAACGTAGGAAATCCAAAGCTAGAGTCACCTGTATTACAGGCAACACAATCCTTCATGGAAGTTTACTCTTGTCCTTATTGTACCAATTCACCCATTTTTGGCACCATCCTTAAGCTCACAAAACATATCAAGGAAAACCATAAGAACATTCCATTAGCAAACAGTGGCCGAAAATCAAAGTCAGAGCAAAGTCCTGTTTCTTCTGATGCAGAGGTATCTTCTCCTAAAAGGCAGAGGTTGTCAGCAAGTGTACCTTCCCTATCAAATGGCGAATATCCATGCAACCAATGTGACCTTAAGTTCTCCTCATTTGAAAGTTTCCAAAGCCATTTGAAGTCACATTTGGAAATTCTTCTAAGGAAGCAGTCATGTCCTCAATGCAAGGAGGATTTTGATTCTCAGGAGAGTCTTTTACAACATCTTACCATACACTACATGACAACATCAACTCATTATGTCTGTGAGAGCTGTGACAAGCAGTTTTCCTCAGTGGATGATCTGCAGAAGCACTTGCTGGATATGCACACTTTTGTGCTGTACCACTGCACATTGTGCCAAGAAGTGTTTGATTCCAAGGTTTCCATACAAGTGCATTTGGCTGTGAAGCACAGTAATGAAAAGAAAATGTATCGCTGCACAGCCTGTAATTGGGATTTTCGAAAGGAGGCAGATCTTCAGCTTCATGTCAAGCACAGCCATCTGGGCAATCCAGCTAAAGGTCGCAAATGCATATTCTGTGGTGATACATTCAGTACTGAAGTAGAACTACAATGCCATATCACAACACACAGCAAAAAATACAACTGTAAATTTTGCAGTAAGGCCTTCCATGCCATTATTTTATTAGAAAAGCACTTAAGAGAGAAACATTGTGTGTTTGACAACAATAACCAAAATGGTACCGCAAATGGCATTGCACCATGCAATAAGAGAGTGGATACTGACTTGCAGAACATACTGATGAAGAACCAGGAAGCTCTAAACAGCCATGAAGCTAGTGAAGATGATATTGATGCCTCAGAGCCTATGTATGGCTGTGATATCTGTGGTGCGGCATATACTATGGAGGTGCTTCTTCAGAATCATAGGTTGAGAGACCATAATATTCGACCTGGAGAAGATGATTGTTCACGGAAAAAGGCTGAATTCATAACCGGAAGCCATAAATGCAACATCTGTGCAAGGACTTTTTTTTCAGAGAGTGGTCTCCGAGAGCACATGCAGACCCATCGAGGACCTGCAAAACACTACATGTGTCCCATTTGTGGTGAGAGATTCCCTTCACTTCTAACACTGACTGAGCACAAGGTCACCCACAGCAAAAGTCTTGATACAGGAACTTGCAGAATTTGCAAAATGCCACTGCagagtgaggaggaatttattgagCATTGTCAGATGCATCCAGACCTGAGAAACTCTCTAACGGGTTTCCGTTGTGTAGTTTGCATGCAGACAGTTACGTCTACTCTTGAGCTGAAAATTCATGGAACATTCCATATGCAGAAACTGTCAGGAAACTCTGCATCATCATCTCCAAGTAACCAGAGTCATCAGAGGCTCTACAAGTGTGCTTTATGCCTGAAGGAGTTTAGAAGCAAACAGGACTTGGTGAAACTTGACATCAATGGTTTGCCATATGGCTTGTGTGCAGGTTGCATGAACAGAAGTACAAATGGCCAGTCTGCAAATGTAATTCAGCAGGAAACCAATGAAAGAACCAGTGCCAACCTTCGGTGTCCTGATTGTGCAGTTAAGTTTGAAACTGTGGAAGATCTGGAGAGTCATATCCAGATAGACCATAGGGAAATGACACCAGAGACAAGTAGCCAGAAAAAGTCATCCCAGGCATCACCTGCTCCCAGG AAGAAGACATACCAATGCATTAAGTGCCAGATGACTTTTGAGACTGAACGGGAAATACAGATACATGTTGCAAATCATATGATTG